One Paenibacillus riograndensis SBR5 DNA segment encodes these proteins:
- a CDS encoding NmrA family NAD(P)-binding protein produces MRYIVTGVDGQLASRVAETVLAEVDGRNLTFTCMKKDRIPKDTVQRWENAGVTIFEINYDDIPSMERAFKDGDRIYIVSGLEVGRRVQQHKNAIDTAIKAGISHITYSSFIGATDPNYAHVFVTPDHTATENYLKSTGVTYNAMRNNLYLENYLTMYTMLALMSNNKWLTTAGEGRATLVHKDDCARAAAAALLGKGKDNEAYNIVGSESVSVRDLCNLIKEVSGRDLEYTPVNAEQYYEHLEKMHIPREITGDFSCSPVPFCGDDLVTTDASIKEGLLNVQSDAIEALTGQKPKTARDIIGKYKYIWENNIQNWRDMK; encoded by the coding sequence ATGCGTTATATTGTAACAGGCGTAGACGGTCAACTGGCAAGCCGTGTGGCGGAAACGGTTCTCGCAGAAGTAGATGGTCGCAATTTAACCTTCACATGCATGAAGAAAGACAGAATTCCCAAAGATACGGTTCAACGTTGGGAAAATGCGGGAGTCACAATCTTTGAAATCAATTATGATGACATTCCATCCATGGAACGGGCTTTCAAAGATGGTGATCGTATCTATATTGTCTCTGGCCTTGAAGTAGGCAGAAGAGTCCAGCAACACAAAAATGCAATTGATACGGCAATCAAAGCAGGAATCTCTCACATCACGTATAGTTCATTCATCGGTGCGACAGATCCTAATTACGCTCACGTTTTTGTAACTCCAGACCATACAGCAACTGAAAACTACTTAAAGTCAACAGGTGTTACCTACAATGCAATGAGAAATAACTTGTATTTAGAAAACTATCTGACCATGTATACGATGTTGGCACTAATGTCCAACAATAAATGGTTAACCACTGCCGGCGAAGGCCGGGCTACTTTAGTTCACAAAGATGATTGCGCAAGGGCCGCAGCCGCAGCCCTACTCGGAAAAGGCAAAGATAACGAGGCTTATAATATCGTAGGATCAGAGTCTGTTTCCGTAAGGGATCTGTGCAACCTCATTAAAGAAGTTTCCGGTAGAGACCTGGAGTATACTCCTGTGAATGCGGAGCAATATTACGAACACCTGGAAAAAATGCACATTCCCAGAGAAATTACCGGAGATTTCTCCTGCTCGCCTGTTCCATTCTGCGGCGATGATCTCGTTACCACCGATGCCAGCATTAAAGAAGGGCTTTTAAACGTTCAGTCCGATGCCATTGAAGCTTTGACTGGACAAAAGCCAAAAACAGCAAGAGATATTATCGGAAAATATAAATATATTTGGGAGAACAATATCCAAAACTGGCGGGATATGAAATAA
- a CDS encoding LytTR family DNA-binding domain-containing protein: protein MRISEGDSIKISIEVIDHTEEEEIRIRCHQVDEEIHELVNKIKTETLIILGYHEDRISRIKLSDIYYFEAVDGKVFAYGKNNVHEVKQKLYELEELCKEKHCFRASKSTILNIAKIASIHPSISGRFQALLDNGEKIVISRQYVPMLKHMLGL from the coding sequence ATTCGAATTTCCGAGGGTGATTCTATCAAAATTTCCATCGAAGTAATAGACCATACAGAAGAAGAGGAGATCCGCATCAGGTGTCACCAAGTAGACGAAGAAATACATGAGCTCGTTAATAAAATAAAAACCGAAACGCTCATTATACTTGGTTATCATGAGGATAGGATCAGCCGCATCAAACTTAGTGATATTTATTATTTTGAAGCTGTTGACGGAAAAGTGTTTGCGTATGGTAAGAACAACGTTCATGAAGTCAAACAAAAGCTTTATGAACTGGAGGAACTTTGCAAAGAGAAGCATTGTTTTCGCGCCTCCAAATCGACCATTCTAAATATAGCTAAGATTGCCAGTATTCATCCGTCGATCAGCGGCCGTTTTCAAGCATTATTGGATAATGGGGAAAAGATAGTCATATCACGGCAGTATGTGCCGATGCTTAAACATATGCTTGGATTATAA
- a CDS encoding phenolic acid decarboxylase: protein MKTKEALKDFVGSHMIYTYEIGWEYEIYIKNDHTIDYRIHSGMVAGRWVRDQEVDIVKLTEGVYKVSWTEPTGTDVALNFMPNEKRMHGVIFFPKWVHEHPEITVCYQNDYLELMKESREKYETYPKYVVPEFADITFLENAGIDNQELISKAPYKGMTDDIRAGKLK, encoded by the coding sequence ATGAAAACGAAAGAAGCTTTAAAAGACTTTGTAGGAAGCCATATGATTTATACTTATGAAATTGGTTGGGAATACGAAATCTACATCAAGAATGACCATACCATTGATTATCGTATCCATAGCGGCATGGTTGCGGGCCGCTGGGTGCGCGACCAGGAAGTTGATATTGTAAAACTAACAGAAGGCGTTTATAAAGTATCATGGACCGAGCCGACAGGAACGGACGTTGCCTTGAACTTTATGCCAAATGAAAAACGAATGCACGGTGTTATTTTTTTCCCAAAGTGGGTTCATGAACATCCGGAAATTACGGTTTGTTATCAAAATGATTATCTTGAATTAATGAAAGAATCGCGCGAAAAATATGAAACTTATCCAAAATATGTTGTCCCTGAATTTGCTGATATCACATTTTTGGAAAACGCCGGTATTGACAATCAAGAACTAATTTCCAAAGCGCCTTATAAAGGGATGACAGACGACATCCGTGCAGGAAAATTGAAATAA
- a CDS encoding alpha/beta hydrolase family protein: protein MEILILVVTLVFELAIAVYSIVTKQSRNKIKSWARITMFVGFMMLILGKVVVWEYTWGLFAGLLFILAFKEMIALLRKQTHTPRYKAFSAVWKSLFLSLTVVVTLVPVLLFPQHRLPQVTGPYPVATATYTYTDKNRIEEFTDQDDKRFVNVEFWYPEQADGTYPLLVFSHGAFGIKTSNTSTFTELASHGYVVVSIDHPYHSFYTVSEDGKVVTVNPGYLQDFSNANIKGVYPLGKFFELNQKWMKLRTDDMDFVMDTILEQAEQKKDSVYERINTQKIGVFGHSMGGSASVALSRKRDDIDAVVNIDAPFYSELVYDKVTNELTAKSEAYTIPLLNVYSDDVWIQLDSNSSYLPYIANRISNINFKGAYNVHFKGAKHLSLTDLPLFSPILANLLQGGKADIDTYYAIETQNELILRFFDYALKNKGQFAPKATY from the coding sequence ATGGAGATTTTAATCCTTGTTGTTACGTTAGTCTTCGAGCTGGCAATTGCCGTTTATTCCATTGTAACCAAGCAAAGCCGCAACAAGATAAAGAGTTGGGCGAGAATCACAATGTTTGTAGGATTTATGATGCTGATCTTGGGGAAAGTTGTCGTATGGGAGTACACTTGGGGGCTGTTTGCAGGCTTGCTCTTTATATTAGCGTTCAAGGAAATGATTGCACTCCTGCGCAAACAAACACACACTCCGCGTTACAAAGCTTTTTCTGCGGTATGGAAATCCCTTTTCTTATCATTGACCGTAGTCGTTACCCTTGTTCCTGTTTTACTTTTTCCACAGCATAGGCTGCCGCAAGTGACAGGTCCGTATCCAGTGGCCACCGCCACTTACACCTATACGGACAAAAATCGTATCGAAGAATTTACGGATCAGGATGACAAACGGTTTGTTAACGTGGAATTTTGGTATCCTGAACAGGCAGACGGAACCTATCCTTTGCTTGTGTTCTCCCATGGAGCATTTGGTATTAAAACCAGCAACACTTCTACCTTTACAGAACTTGCGAGCCACGGTTATGTCGTCGTTTCGATTGACCATCCCTATCATTCTTTTTATACCGTTTCCGAGGATGGAAAGGTCGTGACAGTTAATCCCGGGTACTTGCAAGATTTCAGCAATGCAAATATAAAAGGGGTTTATCCGCTTGGTAAGTTTTTCGAACTTAATCAAAAATGGATGAAATTGCGAACGGATGATATGGATTTTGTCATGGATACGATCCTGGAACAAGCCGAGCAAAAAAAAGATTCTGTATATGAACGCATCAATACACAGAAAATAGGCGTGTTCGGCCATTCTATGGGGGGTTCAGCAAGCGTAGCCCTGAGCAGAAAACGCGATGACATTGACGCCGTAGTAAATATAGATGCTCCATTCTATAGCGAGCTTGTGTATGATAAAGTTACGAACGAATTAACTGCAAAATCCGAAGCTTACACCATCCCGCTTCTTAATGTTTATTCGGATGATGTGTGGATACAGCTCGACAGCAATTCTTCGTATCTTCCGTATATCGCGAATAGAATTTCGAATATAAATTTTAAAGGTGCCTACAACGTTCATTTTAAAGGCGCAAAACATTTAAGTTTAACCGATCTACCTTTATTCTCGCCCATATTGGCAAACCTGTTGCAAGGCGGAAAAGCAGATATCGATACATATTACGCGATTGAAACTCAAAATGAACTTATCCTTCGTTTTTTTGACTATGCTCTAAAGAATAAAGGTCAGTTTGCTCCAAAAGCGACGTATTGA
- a CDS encoding right-handed parallel beta-helix repeat-containing protein, translating to MNKRTGIRFLVVIMMIYVFSLNLGVETVKANSVYYVSTTGNDITGTGTQSNPWKTIQKAADTMTAGDTCIIRGGTYRETVTLHTSGTSANPINFKAYTGENVTVSGADPVTGWKNHSRSIYYAKMTGSLGTKDQIFVNKQMQFEARWPNSPTFDPLNSTYATVDSGSATTIKDGDLTQAPGYWVGKTVWSVPGTGYKSYKSTITGSSSGSITFDQMAAAATEGNSYYITGNLEDLDSAGEWYYDSMTGRLYLWAPGGADPNTLTVEAKTRTYAFDLSSRSYINITGINIFASSIKMSNSNYCKVSNMIAEYVSHDSDVTRQYNTGIFMSGTNNELRDSTLTYSSGNLVSIEGTGNKVINNLIHEANYSAADIPAIYLLGANHLISHNTVYNAGRHLIFMPTQNSRIQYNNLYNAGKLTKDCGILYEFAWDGQGTVIHHNYIHDNLAKNYSGTGIYLDNGSKGYIVHHNVVWGNYTGIRLNTPSNFNLIYNNTTYSNGNVGYWGSNFQSDMYGDRIFNNIFTTAFTLPGTHIEGNNITSETNPLFVNPAAYDFRLQSTSPAINAGVVISGITNDYAGAAPDLGAYEFGRTVWTAGHNFSSPPAPVFESVSLLYVNNVRQSDFEKGIISPWAGTYSDTAASVSEPRSGSKSVRLGPGEDGIEQVLTGLSPNTSYMYTAWVKADIGEKIQIGVKGFEGKDASATSDSTSWTMVKIPFTTGAGATRATVYAYKKPGTAYVYVDDFGVVEQ from the coding sequence ATGAATAAGAGAACAGGGATTAGGTTTTTAGTTGTAATTATGATGATTTATGTATTTAGTCTTAATTTGGGTGTGGAAACGGTAAAGGCAAATTCCGTATATTATGTTTCTACAACGGGGAATGACATCACTGGAACCGGTACACAATCAAATCCATGGAAAACCATACAAAAGGCAGCAGATACCATGACAGCCGGAGATACCTGCATCATACGAGGCGGTACATACCGGGAAACAGTAACACTTCATACTTCTGGAACTTCTGCAAATCCCATAAACTTTAAGGCTTATACAGGAGAGAACGTAACGGTATCCGGTGCCGATCCGGTTACTGGCTGGAAAAATCACTCCCGGTCCATCTATTACGCGAAAATGACGGGTTCCCTTGGAACAAAAGATCAGATATTTGTTAATAAGCAAATGCAATTTGAAGCCAGATGGCCCAATTCACCAACATTTGATCCCTTAAATTCAACATATGCAACAGTTGATTCCGGTTCCGCTACAACCATCAAGGATGGGGACTTAACTCAGGCACCTGGATACTGGGTGGGCAAAACGGTTTGGAGTGTTCCGGGAACAGGCTACAAATCTTATAAAAGTACCATTACCGGCTCGAGTAGCGGCTCCATTACCTTTGATCAAATGGCTGCTGCAGCGACAGAAGGTAACAGCTATTATATTACTGGTAATCTTGAAGATCTTGACAGTGCGGGAGAATGGTATTATGACAGCATGACTGGCAGACTTTATTTATGGGCCCCTGGTGGAGCTGATCCGAATACTTTGACAGTAGAAGCAAAGACGCGGACTTATGCTTTTGATTTAAGTTCCCGCTCTTACATAAATATTACCGGAATTAATATCTTCGCCTCCAGCATTAAAATGTCTAATTCTAATTACTGTAAAGTTTCTAATATGATTGCGGAATATGTCAGTCATGATTCGGATGTTACCAGACAATACAATACAGGGATATTTATGTCCGGTACCAATAATGAGCTTAGAGACAGTACTTTGACCTACAGTTCCGGTAATCTGGTGAGTATAGAGGGAACAGGAAATAAGGTAATTAATAATCTTATTCATGAAGCAAATTATTCGGCAGCGGATATTCCGGCAATCTATCTATTGGGGGCAAACCATCTAATCAGCCATAATACGGTATATAACGCTGGGCGTCATCTGATATTTATGCCTACCCAAAACAGCCGGATCCAATATAATAATCTGTACAATGCAGGAAAGCTGACAAAAGACTGCGGAATACTCTATGAATTTGCGTGGGATGGGCAAGGGACGGTAATTCATCATAATTACATCCATGATAATCTGGCAAAAAATTATTCCGGCACTGGGATCTATCTGGATAACGGCAGCAAGGGCTATATTGTGCATCATAATGTTGTATGGGGAAACTATACAGGGATTAGATTGAATACACCCAGTAATTTTAACCTGATTTATAACAATACCACCTACAGTAACGGGAATGTAGGATATTGGGGAAGTAATTTTCAGTCAGATATGTACGGTGACAGAATTTTCAACAATATCTTTACTACAGCCTTTACACTGCCTGGTACTCATATAGAAGGAAATAATATTACCTCTGAAACCAATCCGTTATTTGTAAATCCCGCAGCATATGATTTCAGGTTGCAGTCTACTTCTCCAGCGATTAATGCAGGGGTTGTAATATCTGGAATCACGAATGATTATGCGGGTGCGGCACCGGATCTTGGAGCATATGAGTTTGGTAGAACGGTCTGGACTGCCGGGCATAATTTTTCTTCACCTCCGGCCCCGGTTTTTGAGAGTGTCAGCTTACTTTATGTTAATAACGTAAGGCAATCTGATTTCGAGAAAGGGATAATCTCACCATGGGCAGGAACATATTCAGATACTGCTGCAAGTGTATCGGAACCAAGAAGCGGCTCTAAGAGTGTCAGATTGGGACCCGGAGAAGATGGTATCGAGCAGGTACTTACGGGGCTAAGCCCTAATACCAGCTATATGTATACCGCCTGGGTTAAAGCAGACATAGGAGAGAAGATTCAGATCGGCGTTAAAGGCTTTGAAGGAAAGGATGCATCTGCAACATCTGACAGTACATCCTGGACAATGGTAAAGATCCCTTTTACAACCGGAGCAGGCGCTACCAGGGCAACAGTGTATGCTTATAAGAAGCCCGGTACAGCATATGTTTATGTGGATGATTTTGGGGTAGTTGAGCAATAA
- a CDS encoding serine hydrolase domain-containing protein, whose product MKKKIQIWMVVLILIASSVVISDSSVLANSSSTTTTTPVDSAKIDDHVESMIEQLQIPGVALGIVKGDQIVYLKGYGTSGPDGDPITPQTPFILGSTTKSFTALAIMQLVEQGKIDLNAPMQQYLPNFKLADPKAAEAILVKDLLHQVSGFSTYEGRRVFNNKFDSIDELATHLGDVSLSNPVGSTYHYSNLNYDLLGAIIQAASGQSYAEYVQEHIFNPLDMKNSFTSVAEAQQNGLAKGYQSIFGYMLPKDFPNNPSILASGYLISSAEDMAHYLTAQLNNGSYQNVSIVSPASVSTMHQPYAEDPSTGHYYGMGWEINGNIIQHNGAIENFYSDMILDGDTAIVVLINAQDFLVRGMNFSKIASGVQQIMNGQEPTGVEITNVTRTYAIIDSICVIIAALVVWSIYNLFEWKKKFTPTPLRITVSLLSLLIFNLIIPVGVLISMGSMAPWYVFFTYLPGIGHFIFIICILLLGIGAIKTFLLIQSLVKHKMKQNNPR is encoded by the coding sequence GTGAAAAAGAAGATTCAAATATGGATGGTTGTACTTATTTTGATAGCAAGTAGTGTAGTTATATCCGATTCATCAGTCTTAGCTAATAGCAGTTCTACTACAACTACAACTCCAGTGGATTCTGCAAAAATTGATGATCACGTCGAATCTATGATCGAACAGCTTCAAATTCCGGGTGTTGCCTTGGGTATTGTAAAAGGTGATCAGATTGTTTATTTAAAGGGTTATGGAACCTCTGGACCCGACGGGGATCCCATTACTCCTCAAACCCCATTTATACTTGGCTCCACCACTAAATCGTTCACCGCTCTGGCCATAATGCAATTGGTTGAACAAGGGAAAATCGATTTGAATGCACCTATGCAGCAATACTTGCCTAATTTTAAACTGGCAGATCCAAAAGCTGCAGAGGCTATTCTTGTAAAAGACCTGCTTCACCAGGTCAGTGGCTTCTCTACCTATGAGGGACGGCGTGTTTTTAACAACAAATTTGATTCTATTGATGAGCTTGCCACTCATCTTGGTGATGTATCTTTAAGCAATCCAGTAGGCAGTACATATCATTATTCAAATCTAAATTATGATCTCCTTGGCGCTATTATTCAGGCTGCCTCAGGTCAATCTTATGCTGAATATGTTCAAGAGCATATTTTTAACCCGCTGGATATGAAAAATAGCTTTACCTCCGTAGCAGAAGCGCAACAAAACGGGTTGGCCAAAGGGTATCAATCTATTTTTGGCTATATGCTTCCAAAGGACTTTCCCAACAATCCATCCATACTGGCTTCCGGGTACCTCATTTCCAGCGCGGAGGATATGGCTCACTACCTAACGGCCCAATTAAATAACGGAAGTTACCAGAACGTCTCCATCGTTTCTCCTGCCAGTGTCTCAACCATGCATCAGCCTTATGCCGAAGATCCCTCGACAGGACATTATTATGGCATGGGTTGGGAGATTAATGGCAATATCATTCAACACAATGGAGCTATAGAAAACTTCTATTCAGATATGATATTGGATGGGGATACCGCTATCGTAGTCCTGATTAATGCTCAGGACTTTCTCGTGCGAGGAATGAACTTCAGTAAGATCGCTTCAGGAGTTCAACAGATCATGAATGGACAAGAACCAACAGGCGTTGAAATTACCAATGTCACCAGAACTTATGCAATTATCGATTCTATATGTGTTATTATCGCCGCTCTAGTCGTATGGTCCATTTACAACCTTTTTGAATGGAAGAAAAAGTTCACTCCAACCCCACTACGAATAACTGTATCGTTGTTATCGCTGCTTATATTCAACCTGATCATTCCGGTTGGAGTATTAATATCAATGGGCAGCATGGCCCCTTGGTATGTTTTCTTCACATACCTGCCTGGAATCGGGCATTTTATTTTCATTATTTGTATCCTGCTGTTAGGCATTGGGGCGATCAAAACCTTTTTGCTTATCCAAAGTCTAGTCAAACATAAAATGAAGCAGAATAACCCAAGATAA
- a CDS encoding DUF3021 family protein, whose product MKHSELIKEIIRDFLIIFASIIIIITVLRQIYAPDASFELKTIFTIMAFSFLGALTGIILYTPHAISENKMRLRVILHFLFLEVLLISLAVLLNLVYGTFGILLFALQIATVYAIVRLLTYKNDKKEAQKINERLKTFKNEV is encoded by the coding sequence ATGAAGCATTCCGAACTCATAAAAGAAATAATTAGAGATTTCTTAATTATATTTGCCTCCATCATTATAATCATCACTGTTTTGCGGCAAATCTATGCTCCTGATGCGAGTTTCGAATTAAAGACGATTTTTACAATTATGGCTTTCTCTTTTTTGGGTGCTTTGACCGGAATCATTTTATATACGCCGCATGCGATTAGCGAGAATAAAATGCGCCTCCGGGTGATTCTACATTTCCTTTTTCTGGAAGTCCTATTAATTTCTCTGGCTGTCCTATTGAATCTCGTATACGGCACTTTCGGTATACTATTATTTGCTTTGCAAATTGCCACAGTATATGCTATCGTTCGCCTGCTGACGTATAAGAATGACAAAAAGGAAGCTCAAAAGATCAATGAAAGACTAAAAACATTTAAAAACGAGGTTTAG
- a CDS encoding LysR family transcriptional regulator produces the protein MNIQQLKCFVSLAETLNFSKTAEKLNLTQPAVSHNIKSLENELGILLFVRNKRTVNLTLAGKSFYEDMEGLLFRLDQSIKKAKRLSEKYESTLVIGYTETVFEKKVLPDMIRRFKEKYPQIQIQLKKSNLTREKEDLLNQKFDIIFTSEDNLGKDIDFCFYPVLQGSYVCVLPKNHPFANESELDIEQLNHQSIILFDEHQSPPTLKKMNRKIIENCPDSIYTYGDTINTVHTMIKSDLGVSVLPDFVIGEDSEIASVPLSYTEEVVYGLACLRSEVRLEVKRWISTIKELLT, from the coding sequence ATGAATATTCAGCAATTAAAGTGCTTTGTTTCTCTTGCTGAGACACTGAATTTTTCGAAAACGGCTGAGAAATTAAATTTGACACAACCTGCTGTAAGCCACAACATAAAAAGTTTAGAAAATGAGCTGGGAATCCTTTTATTTGTCCGCAACAAAAGGACTGTTAATTTGACTTTAGCCGGCAAAAGCTTTTACGAAGATATGGAAGGGCTTCTATTCAGATTAGACCAATCCATTAAGAAAGCAAAACGGCTCTCGGAAAAATATGAAAGCACTTTGGTTATCGGATACACAGAGACTGTTTTTGAGAAGAAAGTTTTGCCGGACATGATTAGGCGATTTAAGGAAAAATACCCGCAGATTCAAATTCAGTTGAAAAAGTCTAATTTGACTAGAGAGAAGGAAGATTTATTAAACCAAAAGTTTGATATCATATTTACTTCGGAAGATAATTTGGGAAAGGACATTGATTTTTGTTTTTATCCGGTACTTCAAGGGTCCTATGTTTGTGTACTGCCCAAAAATCATCCTTTCGCGAATGAAAGTGAGCTGGACATCGAACAATTAAATCATCAATCGATCATTTTATTTGACGAACACCAATCCCCCCCAACCCTAAAAAAGATGAACAGGAAAATTATTGAGAATTGTCCCGATTCCATTTATACCTATGGAGATACCATTAATACAGTACATACCATGATAAAAAGTGATCTTGGCGTTTCGGTTCTGCCGGACTTTGTGATTGGAGAGGATAGCGAGATCGCCAGTGTTCCTTTAAGCTATACTGAAGAAGTGGTTTACGGTCTTGCTTGCCTTAGAAGCGAAGTGCGCTTAGAAGTAAAACGCTGGATTTCAACTATAAAAGAGTTACTCACTTAA